The proteins below are encoded in one region of Streptomyces roseirectus:
- a CDS encoding S1 family peptidase produces the protein MRRPLVRALARPLVLATAAVAIPLMNAAPAASDTIVVGGFPIDVSQSPWTVALSSRDRFGGTRSGQFCGGVVVAPTAVLTAAHCVGEDVLGAPANEVRDFKVIAGRTDLYSDAGREIAVSDTWVNPEYDRYSNSGDFAVLILAEPLPETSVIGAAGAGDTAYEAGTEATVYGWGDTTGYGSYPRSLRAARVHVLADSRCERAYPGGPEGTYDARTMLCAGEIGGGRDACQGDSGGPLVARGRLIGLVSWGSGCARAGSPGVYTRLSDVLRVLGGTARLGGAAGPSGGR, from the coding sequence ATGCGTCGTCCCCTGGTCCGGGCGCTCGCCCGGCCGCTGGTCCTGGCTACCGCGGCGGTCGCCATACCGCTGATGAACGCCGCCCCGGCGGCCTCCGACACCATCGTCGTCGGCGGCTTCCCGATCGACGTCTCCCAGAGCCCCTGGACGGTCGCGCTGTCCAGCCGTGACCGGTTCGGCGGTACGCGGTCGGGCCAGTTCTGCGGCGGTGTGGTGGTCGCCCCGACCGCGGTCCTCACGGCGGCCCACTGCGTCGGCGAGGACGTCCTGGGGGCGCCCGCGAACGAGGTGCGCGACTTCAAGGTCATCGCCGGACGCACCGACCTGTACTCGGACGCCGGCCGGGAGATCGCCGTGTCGGACACCTGGGTGAACCCGGAGTACGACCGCTACAGCAACTCCGGCGACTTCGCCGTCCTCATCCTCGCCGAACCGCTGCCCGAGACCTCGGTCATCGGCGCGGCCGGCGCCGGTGACACCGCGTACGAGGCGGGGACGGAGGCCACGGTCTACGGCTGGGGCGACACCACCGGGTACGGCAGTTACCCGCGCAGCCTGCGGGCGGCGCGGGTGCACGTGCTGGCCGACTCGCGCTGCGAGCGGGCCTATCCGGGCGGGCCCGAGGGCACCTACGACGCACGGACGATGCTGTGCGCCGGGGAGATCGGGGGTGGCCGGGACGCCTGTCAGGGTGACAGCGGCGGGCCGCTGGTGGCACGGGGCAGACTGATCGGCCTGGTGTCCTGGGGGAGCGGCTGCGCACGCGCCGGGAGCCCCGGGGTCTACACGCGCCTGTCCGACGTCCTGCGGGTGCTGGGCGGTACCGCACGGCTGGGAGGGGCTGCCGGGCCGTCAGGCGGGCGCTGA
- a CDS encoding RNA polymerase sigma factor: MSASTSRTLPPEIAESVSVMALIERGKAEGQIAGDDVRRAFEADQIPATQWKNVLRSLNQILEEEGVTLMVSAAEPKRTRKSVAAKSPAKRTATKTVAAKTVTTRKATATTAAPSASPAGDDAEETTARKAAAKKAAPVKKAVAKKAAPAKKTAAKKTAAKKDDVELLEDEVLEDAPGGKTGDEPEGTESAGFVLSDEDEDDAPAQQVAAAGATADPVKDYLKQIGKVPLLNAEQEVELAKRIEAGLFAEDKLSNADKLAPKLKRELEIIAEDGRRAKNHLLEANLRLVVSLAKRYTGRGMLFLDLIQEGNLGLIRAVEKFDYTKGYKFSTYATWWIRQAITRAMADQARTIRIPVHMVEVINKLARVQRQMLQDLGREPTPEELAKELDMTPEKVIEVQKYGREPISLHTPLGEDGDSEFGDLIEDSEAVVPADAVSFTLLQEQLHSVLDTLSEREAGVVSMRFGLTDGQPKTLDEIGKVYGVTRERIRQIESKTMSKLRHPSRSQVLRDYLD, translated from the coding sequence GTGTCGGCCAGCACATCCCGTACGCTCCCGCCGGAGATCGCCGAGTCCGTCTCTGTCATGGCGCTCATTGAGCGGGGAAAGGCTGAGGGGCAGATCGCCGGCGACGATGTGCGTCGGGCCTTCGAAGCTGACCAGATCCCGGCCACTCAGTGGAAGAACGTACTGCGCAGCCTCAACCAGATTCTTGAGGAAGAGGGTGTGACGCTGATGGTCAGTGCCGCAGAGCCCAAGCGCACCCGAAAGAGCGTCGCGGCGAAGAGTCCGGCCAAGCGCACCGCCACCAAGACGGTCGCCGCGAAGACGGTGACCACCCGGAAGGCCACCGCCACCACGGCCGCCCCGTCCGCCTCCCCGGCGGGCGACGACGCCGAGGAGACGACCGCCAGGAAGGCCGCCGCGAAGAAGGCCGCGCCGGTCAAGAAGGCGGTCGCGAAGAAGGCGGCCCCCGCCAAGAAGACGGCCGCGAAGAAGACCGCGGCCAAGAAGGACGACGTCGAGCTCCTTGAGGACGAGGTCCTCGAGGACGCGCCCGGCGGCAAGACCGGCGACGAGCCCGAGGGCACCGAGAGCGCCGGCTTCGTCCTCTCCGACGAGGACGAGGACGACGCGCCCGCCCAGCAGGTCGCCGCCGCCGGTGCCACCGCCGACCCGGTCAAGGACTACCTCAAGCAGATCGGCAAGGTCCCCCTGCTCAACGCCGAGCAGGAGGTCGAGCTGGCCAAGCGCATCGAGGCGGGCCTGTTCGCCGAGGACAAGCTGTCCAACGCCGACAAGCTGGCCCCGAAGCTCAAGCGCGAGCTGGAGATCATCGCCGAGGACGGCCGCCGCGCCAAGAACCACCTCCTGGAGGCCAACCTCCGTCTGGTGGTCTCGCTGGCCAAGCGCTACACCGGCCGCGGCATGCTCTTCCTGGACCTCATCCAGGAGGGCAACCTCGGTCTGATCCGCGCGGTCGAGAAGTTCGACTACACCAAGGGCTACAAGTTCTCCACGTACGCCACCTGGTGGATCCGGCAGGCGATCACCCGCGCGATGGCCGACCAGGCCCGCACCATCCGTATCCCGGTGCACATGGTCGAGGTCATCAACAAGCTCGCGCGCGTGCAGCGCCAGATGCTCCAGGACCTGGGCCGCGAGCCCACCCCGGAGGAGCTGGCCAAGGAACTCGACATGACCCCCGAGAAGGTCATCGAGGTCCAGAAGTACGGCCGCGAGCCCATCTCCCTGCACACCCCGCTGGGCGAGGACGGCGACAGCGAGTTCGGTGACCTCATCGAGGACTCCGAGGCCGTCGTCCCGGCCGACGCGGTCAGCTTCACGCTCCTCCAGGAGCAGCTGCACTCCGTCCTCGACACGCTCTCCGAGCGCGAGGCGGGCGTCGTCTCCATGCGCTTCGGTCTCACCGACGGTCAGCCGAAGACCCTCGACGAGATCGGCAAGGTCTACGGCGTCACCCGCGAGCGGATCCGCCAGATCGAGTCCAAGACCATGTCCAAGCTGCGCCACCCGTCCCGCTCCCAGGTGCTGCGCGACTACCTCGACTAG
- a CDS encoding FadR/GntR family transcriptional regulator, with translation MSTLAHTMMTAARSADSGLAAPGELDRYPYAETPADRSPIWDGVEPELGRVGRRATGSRGRGLHGQLVQQLGQMIVSGDLGADRPLVPEEIGQRFEVSRTVVRESLRVLEAKGLVSARPNVGTRVRPVADWNLLDPDIIEWRAFGPQRDDQRRELTELRWTIEPLAARLAAGHGREDVQQRLSDMVEIMGHAMAQGDALTYSRADAEFHTLLIQVAGNRMLEHLSGIVSAALQVSGGPATGCDRPNEASLAHHARMVDALGAGDGAGAEAAMRQLLTVHPEVERVVPAPREH, from the coding sequence GTGAGTACCCTTGCGCACACCATGATGACCGCCGCCCGTTCCGCCGACTCCGGTCTGGCCGCCCCGGGCGAACTCGACCGTTACCCCTACGCCGAGACCCCCGCCGACCGCTCTCCCATCTGGGACGGCGTCGAGCCCGAGCTGGGCCGCGTGGGCCGCCGCGCCACGGGCAGCCGAGGACGCGGGCTGCACGGCCAACTCGTCCAGCAGCTCGGCCAGATGATCGTCTCCGGCGACCTCGGCGCCGACCGCCCCCTGGTGCCCGAGGAGATCGGGCAGCGCTTCGAGGTCTCCCGCACCGTCGTCCGCGAGTCGCTGCGCGTCCTGGAGGCCAAGGGCCTGGTCAGCGCCAGGCCGAACGTCGGCACGCGCGTGCGCCCGGTCGCCGACTGGAACCTGCTCGACCCCGACATCATCGAGTGGCGCGCCTTCGGGCCGCAGCGCGACGACCAGCGCCGCGAGCTGACCGAGCTGCGCTGGACCATCGAACCGCTCGCCGCCCGCCTCGCCGCCGGGCACGGCCGGGAGGACGTCCAGCAGCGACTGTCCGACATGGTCGAGATCATGGGCCACGCCATGGCGCAGGGTGACGCGCTGACGTACTCGCGCGCGGACGCCGAGTTCCACACGCTGCTCATCCAGGTCGCCGGCAACCGCATGCTGGAGCACCTGTCCGGGATCGTCTCGGCCGCCCTCCAGGTCTCCGGCGGCCCGGCCACCGGCTGCGACCGGCCGAACGAGGCGTCCCTCGCGCACCACGCGCGCATGGTCGACGCGCTCGGCGCGGGTGACGGCGCGGGCGCGGAGGCGGCCATGCGGCAGCTGCTGACCGTCCACCCCGAGGTGGAGCGCGTGGTCCCGGCGCCGCGCGAGCACTGA
- a CDS encoding ATP-binding cassette domain-containing protein, translating into MIQAFGLTSIPRKDLPPTVDDVSFEAPVGQVTVLLGAPGAGKSTALRLLLELQRGRGVTYFRGRPLHRIAHPAREVGVLLGDVPGHPGRTVRGHLRMLCAATGVPVRRADEVLEAVGLVSLREERLGTLSRGMDRRLGLACALLADPHTLVLDDPADGLGARESRWLYDMLTAHARHGGTVLLTMADPKEAARTADRVVTLDQGRVVADQDSSAFARTRLRPRVAVRTPHAARLAAELSKEARTARRSVEVVQEDGNHLSVYGSNCADIGDVAFRHGILVHQLADEIGDMGPGAPTRAPARPEGRTDTMSSGEGPDNASDDASDGGVPDRRDEPKPASSLRAPGTSLPPPIAVRPAPTPLRPLRYELRRAAGISTGFLVGAGVLVVSVVTALLLARLGHTPRERLFAAWPVQSPLPPAALGAGLLGALAFGDEFRHPSLAADRGTVPRRLGLLAAKLLVSALTAMMLAFLTVGCDAEALYLVYGREVAEVPADWLSLGASWTGLVVGCAWAGVLAAGVFRSTTAGLAAVLAVPVAVVPLLHRLLEGSSVRVAAGMPARAREMFLLRWPFGGERYLDAAARVVAQPVGGALALSLTTLLCAYLLTTLRGRTR; encoded by the coding sequence GTGATCCAGGCATTCGGACTGACCAGCATCCCCCGCAAGGATCTCCCTCCCACGGTCGACGACGTCTCCTTCGAGGCGCCGGTCGGACAGGTCACCGTGCTGCTCGGCGCCCCCGGCGCGGGCAAGAGCACGGCGTTGAGACTCCTGCTCGAACTCCAACGGGGCCGTGGCGTCACGTACTTCAGAGGCCGCCCCCTGCATCGCATCGCGCACCCCGCGCGCGAGGTCGGCGTCCTGCTCGGCGACGTGCCGGGGCACCCGGGCCGAACGGTCCGCGGTCACCTGCGGATGCTGTGCGCGGCGACGGGCGTACCGGTGCGGCGGGCCGACGAGGTCCTTGAAGCCGTCGGCCTGGTCAGCCTGCGCGAGGAGCGCCTGGGCACCCTCTCCCGGGGCATGGACCGCCGCCTCGGCCTCGCCTGCGCCCTCCTCGCCGACCCGCACACCCTCGTCCTCGACGACCCCGCCGACGGCCTCGGCGCGCGCGAGAGCCGCTGGCTGTACGACATGCTCACGGCGCACGCCCGGCACGGCGGAACCGTTCTGCTGACCATGGCCGACCCCAAGGAGGCCGCCCGCACGGCCGACCGGGTCGTCACCCTGGACCAGGGCCGTGTCGTCGCCGACCAGGACTCGTCCGCCTTCGCGCGCACCCGCCTGCGCCCCCGCGTCGCCGTCCGCACCCCGCACGCCGCCCGCCTCGCCGCCGAACTCTCCAAGGAGGCCCGGACGGCCCGGCGTTCCGTCGAGGTCGTCCAGGAGGACGGCAACCACCTCTCCGTGTACGGCAGCAACTGCGCGGACATCGGGGACGTCGCCTTCCGGCACGGCATCCTCGTCCACCAACTCGCCGACGAGATCGGCGACATGGGACCCGGCGCGCCCACCCGCGCGCCCGCCCGCCCGGAGGGCCGCACGGACACCATGAGCTCCGGCGAGGGACCGGACAACGCCTCCGACGACGCCTCCGACGGCGGTGTCCCGGACCGGCGGGACGAGCCGAAGCCCGCCTCCTCCCTTCGCGCGCCGGGGACTTCCCTCCCGCCCCCCATCGCCGTCCGCCCCGCCCCCACCCCGTTGCGCCCCCTGCGCTACGAACTCCGCCGGGCCGCCGGGATCAGCACGGGGTTCCTCGTCGGCGCCGGAGTGCTGGTCGTCTCCGTGGTCACCGCGCTGCTGCTGGCCCGGCTCGGACACACCCCGCGGGAGCGGCTGTTCGCGGCGTGGCCCGTGCAGTCGCCGCTGCCTCCGGCGGCCCTGGGCGCGGGGCTGCTGGGGGCGCTGGCCTTCGGGGACGAGTTCCGGCATCCCTCGCTGGCCGCGGACCGCGGCACCGTGCCCCGGCGGCTGGGGCTGCTGGCCGCGAAACTCCTCGTCAGCGCCCTCACCGCGATGATGCTGGCCTTCCTCACGGTGGGCTGCGACGCCGAGGCGCTGTACCTGGTCTACGGACGGGAGGTCGCGGAAGTTCCTGCGGACTGGCTCTCGCTCGGCGCGAGTTGGACCGGCCTGGTGGTCGGGTGCGCCTGGGCCGGGGTCCTCGCGGCCGGCGTGTTCCGGTCGACGACGGCCGGGCTCGCGGCCGTGCTCGCCGTACCGGTGGCCGTCGTGCCGCTGCTGCACCGGCTCCTGGAGGGCTCCTCCGTGCGCGTGGCCGCCGGGATGCCCGCGCGGGCGCGCGAGATGTTCCTGCTGCGCTGGCCCTTCGGGGGCGAGCGCTACCTCGACGCCGCCGCGCGCGTGGTGGCCCAACCCGTGGGCGGCGCACTGGCGTTGTCGCTCACCACCCTGTTGTGCGCGTATCTGCTCACGACCCTGCGCGGCCGGACCCGCTGA
- a CDS encoding NUDIX hydrolase — protein MPYDPSAFPPFAVTVDLVVLTVRRHALCALAVRRGEPPFQGRWALPGGFVRADEDLSQAAARELAEETGLRAHDPAVPAQDNGAHLEQLATYGDPKRDPRMRVVSVAHLALAPDLPAPRAGGDASNARWAPVEELLHQGGYGRDGDPVAPLAFDHAQILSDGVERARSKIEYSSLATAFCPTEFTVGELRRVYEAVWGVALDPRNFHRKVTGTPGFLVPTGGTTTRQGGRPAQLFRAGGATLLNPPMLRPEV, from the coding sequence ATGCCCTACGACCCGTCAGCCTTCCCGCCCTTCGCCGTCACCGTGGACCTGGTCGTGCTGACCGTGCGGCGCCACGCCCTGTGCGCACTGGCGGTCCGCCGGGGCGAACCGCCGTTTCAGGGCAGATGGGCGCTGCCCGGCGGCTTCGTACGGGCCGACGAGGACCTGTCCCAGGCGGCGGCCCGCGAACTCGCCGAGGAGACCGGGCTGCGCGCTCACGACCCCGCCGTCCCCGCCCAGGACAACGGCGCCCACCTGGAACAGCTCGCCACCTACGGCGACCCCAAGCGCGACCCCCGGATGCGCGTCGTCAGCGTCGCCCACCTCGCGCTCGCCCCCGACCTGCCGGCCCCCCGCGCGGGCGGCGACGCCAGCAACGCGCGCTGGGCGCCGGTCGAGGAACTGCTGCACCAGGGCGGCTACGGCCGCGACGGCGACCCGGTCGCCCCGCTCGCCTTCGACCACGCCCAGATCCTCTCCGACGGCGTCGAACGCGCCCGCTCCAAGATCGAGTACTCCTCCCTCGCGACCGCGTTCTGCCCCACCGAGTTCACCGTCGGCGAGCTGCGCCGCGTCTACGAGGCCGTGTGGGGCGTCGCCCTCGACCCGCGCAACTTCCACCGCAAGGTCACGGGCACCCCGGGCTTCCTCGTCCCCACGGGCGGCACCACCACCCGCCAGGGCGGCAGACCGGCCCAGCTCTTCCGCGCGGGCGGCGCGACGCTGCTGAACCCGCCGATGCTGCGGCCCGAGGTGTGA
- a CDS encoding glycogen debranching N-terminal domain-containing protein, translated as MHQPTPPFAHGGRPPSDRDEIPQRLLGQTPRGAAGGTRPDPNRPPLPDQGRRPAPRPAGLPPVHTALICVSLPGLAVSSPEGQLIGRGLEGFYRAGRRLLSRCQVRVAGREPLVAQARMTAADEVRFVGTLRVSPQSGPDPDVVVERSRRADGTERITLHSAVPRPLRLPVEVALGTDLADLGAIAAGASAPELPAGVYDSGLRWTGPPGASTVTADPPPSDALASAGLLRWDLDVPPGGSATVELKVRLDGSGPMRTVGRSATNPLASAHARGDDPRVGPLLRAGVEDLQALLVRDPAHPTDTHLAAGAPWRCGLAPADALAAARMTLPLGTALAAGTLRTLARTQRADGLVPGPRRDAGAHLPPACTGTEATLLFPALLAEARRWGLLEAEVAELLPAAERCLSWLRTTVGTGTYLCDPQPGGPVRCETQAHAHRAALLGADLLDACGRPGGEALREWARRLRAAFREEFWADDLGGGRPLAGRLPDGRPVAHLGASAVHLLDTGLLGGGELAPGLLDRVQTEHLARLLGGPALDSGWGLRGLGTKEPGYNPFGHRGGAVRVHESALAVAGLAAAGYEKEAGSLLKGVLGAAEAFGYRLPEMYAGEQRTDGSAPVPHPAACRPAATAAGAGILLLTTLAGIRPDAPARTVTLRPVHSAPLGEIGLSGLRVAGEPFAVRVSRLGLAMVEEAGDGLQLGV; from the coding sequence ATGCACCAACCGACTCCGCCCTTTGCCCACGGCGGACGCCCGCCGTCTGACCGGGACGAGATCCCCCAGCGGCTCCTGGGCCAGACGCCCCGCGGCGCGGCCGGCGGGACGAGGCCGGACCCGAACAGGCCCCCGCTGCCCGACCAGGGGCGCCGCCCGGCACCCCGCCCCGCCGGTCTCCCGCCCGTCCACACCGCGCTGATCTGCGTCTCCCTTCCGGGGCTCGCCGTCTCCTCGCCGGAAGGGCAGCTCATCGGGCGCGGCCTCGAAGGGTTCTACCGGGCGGGCCGGCGCCTGCTGTCCCGCTGCCAGGTGCGCGTGGCCGGACGGGAACCGCTCGTGGCGCAGGCCCGGATGACGGCCGCCGACGAGGTCCGCTTCGTCGGCACCCTGCGCGTCTCGCCCCAGAGCGGCCCGGACCCGGACGTCGTCGTCGAGCGCAGCCGCCGCGCCGACGGCACGGAACGGATCACCCTCCACAGCGCGGTGCCCCGCCCGCTGCGCCTCCCGGTCGAGGTGGCCCTCGGGACGGACCTGGCCGACCTGGGCGCGATCGCCGCCGGGGCGAGCGCGCCCGAACTGCCCGCCGGGGTGTACGACTCGGGGCTGCGCTGGACCGGCCCACCGGGCGCCTCGACCGTCACGGCCGACCCGCCGCCCTCCGACGCGCTGGCCTCCGCCGGCCTGCTGCGCTGGGACCTAGACGTCCCGCCCGGCGGCAGCGCGACAGTAGAGCTGAAGGTCCGCCTCGACGGGAGCGGGCCGATGCGGACCGTGGGCCGGTCCGCGACGAACCCCCTGGCGTCCGCCCACGCGCGCGGCGACGACCCGCGCGTGGGCCCCCTGCTGCGGGCCGGCGTCGAGGACCTTCAGGCGCTCCTGGTCCGCGACCCGGCACACCCCACGGACACCCACCTCGCGGCCGGCGCCCCCTGGCGTTGCGGACTCGCCCCGGCCGACGCACTGGCCGCCGCCCGCATGACACTGCCCCTCGGCACCGCGCTCGCGGCGGGCACCCTGCGCACCCTCGCCCGTACCCAGCGCGCCGACGGCCTCGTCCCCGGCCCCCGCAGGGACGCGGGCGCCCACCTGCCGCCCGCGTGCACCGGGACCGAGGCCACGCTGCTGTTCCCCGCGCTCCTGGCGGAGGCCCGCCGCTGGGGCCTGCTGGAGGCGGAGGTCGCGGAGCTGCTGCCGGCGGCCGAGCGCTGCCTGTCCTGGCTGCGGACCACCGTGGGCACGGGCACCTACCTGTGCGACCCGCAGCCCGGCGGCCCCGTCCGCTGCGAGACCCAGGCACACGCCCACCGCGCGGCCCTGCTCGGCGCCGACCTCCTCGACGCCTGCGGCAGACCGGGCGGCGAGGCGCTGCGGGAGTGGGCGCGCAGGCTGCGGGCGGCGTTCCGCGAGGAGTTCTGGGCCGACGACCTCGGCGGCGGCAGACCTCTCGCCGGGCGATTGCCGGACGGACGCCCCGTGGCCCACCTCGGCGCGAGCGCCGTACACCTCCTGGACACGGGCCTGCTGGGCGGCGGCGAACTCGCCCCCGGGCTGCTCGACCGGGTCCAGACCGAGCACCTGGCGCGCCTGCTCGGCGGTCCGGCGCTCGACTCCGGCTGGGGCCTGCGCGGGCTCGGCACGAAGGAGCCGGGCTACAACCCCTTCGGCCACCGCGGTGGCGCCGTACGGGTCCACGAGAGCGCGCTCGCCGTCGCGGGCCTGGCCGCCGCCGGGTACGAGAAGGAGGCGGGTTCCCTGCTGAAGGGCGTCCTGGGCGCCGCCGAGGCGTTCGGGTACCGGCTGCCCGAGATGTACGCGGGCGAGCAGCGCACCGACGGGAGCGCCCCTGTGCCTCACCCCGCCGCCTGCCGTCCCGCCGCCACCGCGGCCGGCGCCGGGATTCTGCTGCTGACCACGCTGGCGGGCATCCGCCCCGACGCCCCGGCCCGGACGGTCACCCTGCGCCCCGTCCACAGCGCGCCCCTCGGCGAGATCGGCCTCAGCGGACTGCGCGTGGCGGGCGAGCCGTTCGCCGTGCGCGTCAGCAGGCTCGGTCTTGCCATGGTCGAGGAGGCCGGCGACGGGCTCCAGCTGGGGGTGTGA
- a CDS encoding DUF4192 domain-containing protein — protein MTNHSETPEPFDNGAFDGPAPYDTHGLTLKTPAELADAVPYLLGYRPEDSMVLVSLRERDGHSRFGARGGLGIPKNPGHWKEAARTFAEGLVKGAERRGMRPEQMVAYVCQEPGPGETGRDVMERLRPLAQHLRVECGLLDIPVIEALCVSGGRFWSYCCRGNGCCPEDGAPMALPGTSVLAAAATYAGLQVRGTLRDFRARMLPWETGDVREQEEALDEMAKEIVPRILDGESTQVAEETLALADRLMRRLAAAPPIAGPILCDRRDDALIGKDEAARVILGLQDRTTRDRAAEWMEGDDAVPALRLWRALARRCVRSYGEYAAAPLALVGWVAWSTGDELEAREALAMALGADPDYLFAALLHQACNQGLDPESIRRCLRSEREERRGEGAEAASVTLPGETAEASRTLAAEAGETFQALRSEAGETLQDLQAEPRTPSAERTPQQAPRRRTRSGEQVTVVRRSSRTRPATRGGAKDETRPRTRSTRVVRQRRSPEDGTLPGTDETTEAE, from the coding sequence ATGACGAATCACAGCGAAACACCCGAACCCTTCGACAACGGCGCATTCGATGGTCCGGCGCCCTACGACACCCACGGCCTCACGCTCAAGACCCCGGCCGAACTCGCGGACGCCGTGCCCTACCTGCTCGGCTACCGCCCCGAGGACAGCATGGTCCTCGTCTCCCTGCGCGAGCGGGACGGCCACAGCCGCTTCGGCGCCCGGGGCGGGCTCGGCATCCCCAAGAACCCCGGCCATTGGAAGGAGGCCGCCCGGACCTTCGCCGAAGGGCTGGTGAAGGGAGCGGAGCGCCGGGGCATGCGGCCCGAGCAGATGGTCGCCTACGTCTGCCAGGAGCCGGGACCCGGCGAGACGGGGCGCGACGTCATGGAGCGCCTGCGGCCCCTCGCCCAGCACCTGCGCGTCGAGTGCGGTCTCCTCGACATCCCCGTCATCGAGGCGCTGTGCGTCTCCGGCGGGCGCTTCTGGTCCTACTGCTGCCGAGGCAACGGCTGCTGCCCGGAGGACGGTGCCCCGATGGCCCTGCCCGGGACCTCCGTCCTCGCCGCGGCCGCGACCTACGCCGGCCTCCAGGTCCGCGGCACCCTGCGCGACTTCCGGGCCCGGATGCTCCCCTGGGAGACCGGTGACGTCCGGGAGCAGGAGGAGGCCCTGGACGAGATGGCGAAGGAGATCGTCCCCCGCATCCTCGACGGCGAGAGCACCCAGGTCGCCGAGGAGACGCTGGCCCTCGCCGACCGGCTCATGCGACGCCTCGCCGCGGCGCCCCCGATCGCCGGCCCGATCCTGTGCGACCGCAGGGACGACGCGCTGATCGGCAAGGACGAGGCGGCCCGCGTGATCCTCGGGCTCCAGGACCGCACGACCCGTGACCGCGCCGCCGAGTGGATGGAGGGCGACGACGCCGTCCCCGCCCTGCGCCTGTGGCGTGCCCTCGCCCGCCGCTGCGTCCGCTCCTACGGCGAGTACGCCGCCGCGCCCCTCGCCCTCGTCGGCTGGGTCGCCTGGTCCACCGGCGACGAGCTCGAAGCGCGGGAGGCGCTTGCCATGGCCCTGGGCGCCGACCCCGACTACCTCTTCGCCGCGCTGCTCCACCAGGCGTGCAACCAGGGGCTCGACCCGGAGTCGATCCGGCGGTGCCTGCGGTCGGAGCGGGAGGAGCGGCGAGGTGAGGGGGCCGAGGCGGCGTCCGTGACTCTCCCGGGCGAGACGGCGGAGGCGTCCCGGACGCTCGCGGCCGAGGCGGGCGAGACGTTCCAGGCCCTGCGGAGCGAGGCCGGGGAGACGCTTCAGGACCTCCAGGCCGAGCCCCGTACGCCGTCGGCTGAGAGGACGCCGCAGCAGGCCCCCCGCCGCCGAACCCGCTCCGGCGAACAGGTGACGGTGGTCCGGCGCTCCTCCCGTACTCGCCCCGCCACGAGGGGTGGGGCCAAGGACGAGACCCGCCCCCGCACCAGGAGCACCCGCGTCGTCCGCCAGCGGCGCTCCCCTGAGGACGGCACCCTGCCCGGCACGGACGAGACGACGGAGGCGGAGTGA